One genomic region from Arthrobacter sp. FB24 encodes:
- a CDS encoding mycothiol-dependent nitroreductase Rv2466c family protein, producing MPETTVSKADFWFDPLCPFAWITSRWVGEVEEVRDIQTEWHVMSLAVLNEGRELDPGYREAMDKAWGPVRVIIAAREQHGDQVIKPLYDAMGSLIHDGGEKDFGIVISKALAECGLPPGLAAEASSDAFDAQLRASHEEGISLVGQDVGTPVVAFNGTAFFGPVLTRIPRGEEAGRLWDAAVTLAAYPHFFEIKRSRTESPEFN from the coding sequence GTGCCTGAAACCACCGTGAGCAAAGCCGACTTCTGGTTCGACCCCCTGTGCCCCTTTGCCTGGATCACGTCCCGCTGGGTGGGCGAGGTGGAGGAAGTGCGCGACATCCAAACTGAATGGCACGTGATGAGCCTTGCAGTCCTCAATGAGGGCCGCGAGCTGGACCCGGGGTACCGCGAGGCCATGGACAAGGCCTGGGGCCCGGTACGCGTCATCATCGCCGCCCGTGAGCAGCACGGCGACCAGGTCATCAAGCCCCTCTATGACGCAATGGGCAGCCTCATCCACGACGGAGGCGAGAAAGATTTCGGCATCGTCATCAGCAAGGCGCTGGCGGAGTGCGGCCTCCCGCCCGGCCTCGCGGCCGAAGCATCCTCAGACGCCTTCGACGCGCAGCTCCGCGCGAGCCACGAAGAGGGCATCTCCCTCGTGGGGCAGGATGTGGGTACGCCCGTAGTGGCCTTCAACGGCACGGCATTCTTTGGCCCGGTGCTGACCCGCATTCCCCGGGGCGAAGAAGCGGGACGCCTGTGGGACGCCGCGGTGACCCTGGCTGCGTACCCGCATTTCTTCGAGATCAAGCGCAGCAGAACAGAAAGTCCCGAATTCAACTGA